AACTCGCGTTTCAGAGAGTGCATTTCACGCTATGGGGCGGACATGGTGGGGTATTTAGTTGATCTTATTTTGTGAATAAATAAAGTGTCTAGCTAAAAATGACTTTAGTTGAGGTGTTCAGTTGATCGTTGAGGACAATTTAAAGAGGCGCTTTATGTATTTTGCCATTTAAATATATTGGTTGGTAATATAGAAATTTTATTACTTAAATGAGTATCATCcgctaccaaaaataaaaaagaagaattaacccaaacaCCCGCCCTTACAActgtttaaactaaaaatagtcaatgaaaatataatatatatatatataaatttatgtattatatgtatAATCAATAAAAAATAAAGGAACGAAATGCGTAGTCCCTTATAGTCCATCACTGTACAAGTCCATGGGCCAAGCATAAAGCAAGTAGATCCATTCATTTTTGGGCCTTGTAGTCGGAGATGTCTGGGCTCGATAGTGGATAGTTGATAAAAATTGCACGGGACGTCCTATTTGGTCGTCCACATTTAATCTatactcattttttttaaaacttttaatttgTACCTACTTTTTAAACAAATTCAGTCCCCTTTCTCCtcttccttctcctcctccttctcctcctcaaagttatatccgcccTCAACCTCTTTCTGAAGTCCGTAACAGTGTCTCCAATTTCCGTGATATCACTAAAGGTGTTTGTGTATGAAAATCCAACACCAACAGGGGTTTCCAAGAATAATAAGTTTGCAGCTggaaatattaatattaatatacATAATTGTTAATACTATGAAGAGATTTTGATTTCTAATTCTTTGATGAAGGTCTGCAGGATAAATTCAAATgtctaaaaagaaaaggaaatatgagctaacaaaaatatttttcgatTTAATTTCAAGCTGGGTTGTTATTTAAAATGATCAATCGTTTCAAGACAAAAACTTTAGAAGTCTCTACATTAACACAGAAAAATTACTTCTAATGTTGATTAATTAGAGCAGATATTTGGTTACATAAGGAAGATTATTTTCTTCACAATATCATTATGAAGGATAGAaggctctagagctgaaattcgccagttacaaacaaaaacttcagctctagtgaagttcgccagttacaaaacaaaaacttcagctctagagctgaagttcgccagttacaaaaacaaaaacatcagcTCTAGATccgaagttcgccagttacaaaaacaaaaacttgcTACTTCAGTACCGTTtatagaatgctgaagttttgtgtgATTGCCTTTGTTACTTCAGTCCTATATGCTGAAGTTaagcgaaaaagtgggtacgctttcaattttttttgcaaatggggcacaagttaaaacgtgactaaaaaagcgggtatagatgcaaatgcccgaGACAGTTGTGTCACAATCCATTTTCCATTCCATTTATTGTCCGATATGACAACGCCTATTTTGGAAAATCACATAGTATAACCGCTTCCAAAAATAATACTatataatataattattttttgtacatTTGACTAgcaaatataaattatttttgatTGACGGGCCAAATGTACAACTTagaccttttttttattttatggttTCTTCTTCGAAGCGTTCACGACTCAAATTGTGTTTAACATTTCGAAAGCTGCTCAATCAGAAGTTTTGACAAAAGTGATGCTCATACACTTCTTATCCAAACATGACTCAAATTTATTACATTCTTGAATCTGATTATTTATTAATCTTCCTATACgtgcaatattttttttttccaactaTACGTGCATTATATCACATTGGCCTTTTTGCCGCAATGATCTTGAAATCCACTAATTTCCTAGTGCCGTGGATTCCAAAAAGTGATATTGAAAAATCAAGGAACGAAGGATACTTTCAACTACCAAACAGATGAGTTGATAAATAGAGGAAGAAATGACttaatttgaaaaatatcaaCTGAAATTTCTTTGTATGCTCATGTAGCTATGCGAAGAATTGTGAAGAGACCAATTGGAGTCCAAGATTGGCTACTTAGAAGAGTTATATACACAAGCTAATCAAGGTCTTTATATTTGAATTGTAGGACCCTCATATGTTCCCCCTAACACCACGAACTGCTCGTTTTTTTCTTCAAGCCATGCATATCTTGTGCCATCTTCTTCCACCTTCACTTCTTTAACATCTGCAATTCCATTCACAAATTAAATTTAGTAGTCGACAAGCAAACTATTGTAGCTTAAGTACAGACACAGGTACCTTCTGTCATACCGGAAAAACAGTCATAAGTGAAATCTTGATAGTATGTACAATGACGGCCTTCAGATTCCGAGTATGGTGGCCCTAAAACATCTAGTAGAATACATGGTGTTAGAGCTTTGAAGCAGTGCAAATTTCCTCCTGATTTCgggaatagaactgatgcatcgcACGGTGCAGTGATGTCTGCATCAAAATGAACCTTTGCTAGCCGGATTCCAGATTGCTGCTCGCCTGTACCCAATTTTTCAATGCATGTTCGATGAGTTTAACACTGTTCATGTTGGGTCTATGAACAAAGTCTCACATTGATAGCTGAAAATATTAGGAGCCTACATATAAGATGTATGAATCTCTTAATGCATGGTACGTGGGTATGAGGCCTTTTGGGGAAAATCGTGCAGGCTTGGCAAAAAATGAATAATATCACACCATGTTAAGAGTATCAGGCCGATTTAGCCCAACAATACAGTATTTACAATGTAAATCAATTTTACAATATCAGGTCATAAAAATATTTCCAGGCAATTGCCGATAGTAAGTTAAATTGGTAATCTAGATAATATCGAGAGAGGTAGCTTGCTATACATAAGTAAAACTGTAATAGAGATAGTGAAAATATTATTTGCACCATTAGCATTTATAAGTTAAATTGGTGCTCAATAAGTATATATCAATTACGTACGCACTAATTAAAATTAAATGATTTCTTACAATGGTTAAACTGTTGGTGATTCTGCACCCAATCATATGACGTGGCATGCATGGTTCCAGCTAGAAGCTTGCAGAACACGGTCATGCCGGGATGATTATGAAGAGGAATTACCCCACAAGGTGGCAAACAGAAGATCCCTATCTACACATGAgttaaaatcatgaattaaaactaattaaatttccattgcACCAACAGACTTTTTTCGTTAGTTTAAtttaaaagataaaaagggactatatatatatatataccgaaaATTTGTTGCATTCATGAAGCTTAATGTAGGTGACAAGAGGAGCTTCATCTTCAGTTCCACTTCTACTTGAAAATTCCAAGCTTGGCACTGTAAGCTTGATATCTTCTGGTTCCAGACTATCTGCCCTTAGTACGTAGAAGTTGGTTATGGCATGTAACAAGCTTAATTAATTATCACTAGCTTCATTAAGTCACGTAGAGAAATCtgaattaatttttgaaagaaagtaTAATCAGCAAGTAGAGGAAATTAACGGCTTGTGAATTCCATATATACACTTTGTAAATAGTAAATCATATTTTTTTGCTGACGTATTTCATATATATTAATCGTTACAAAAATTCATCCTTCTTCTAAGTACAAATTTGATTTGAGAGATCATTAACATAAGTGTCATATACAAGAGAAGGTGGGGAAATAAAACGTAGAAGAGCAAAAAGTATATTAGTAGCACAACTAAAAGAccaagagaaggaaaagaaaggaTAGGAGTAAAATACATGGAGAGATAAGTTCTCTTATCGATAGATTATCTAAGAATTTTGTTAGCTACGAGAGATTTAACAACAAATTAATGATGAAGTTCATATAATTTCAGAAAGTTTTAGTTCGTAgctaatttcaattttttttggcAGTGTTGATAGATCTCAATGCTCATAAATATATAAGCAGGCAAAAGTAGTATATATACATACCGAGTACCAACTTTAGTCGGTGGATGTCGGAGGGAGGAGGAACATAGCCAGCCTTACCATTAGCAAACACTTCCTTGCAAGTATCATACAACTTTTGAACCAtattcttctcttttggcgatctCTTTCTAATTAGCTTTCTCCTTTCAGATTCcttcttcgttttcttcttcatcatcttcttcgATAAATAAAAATAAGTTCGTCCTGTCAACAGGCTCTTTTTAGTTAACAAAATCCTCCCAATATTCATGCAGGAAATAACAAGTATATTACCTAGCTATAGCTAATCCAAGTTTAACTTAACAAATTTGTGAACTACAGTTACTTTGCTGCAAATCTTGATGTGAATATATGTTGGGGGCAAGTGAAAATAGCCAGCCAGGTGGTGGGGTTGTTTGATAGCTGTAAAATGACGAGGATTTTGCTATTGCTTTATAGTATGATTTTACGTTTATATTACTCAGTTTATGGAAGTCAAAGGTTACAAAACCAGGGGCCATGCAAAAATCATTCCTATGTGCTAGACCAGATAGTGGATTTTTATCCATTTGGAATGCTCTCTCCCTTGTAAACAAATGTACTAATCATCAATCGACAGCTTTCATCACTTCTAATTTCTAAGGATTCCGCACACCATATGACTAATGAATTTCATACTTAATCttgattttaaattttatttctaTTTTGTCGCTTGGGATGCTAGAATGTGTTGTTGCAATTCTCCTATTCACACATGTACCGTTTACCTAACTTTCCTATTTTGGGTTATGCTTGTATAATGATTTTCATGACTTACGTCAAAAAATGAATTTTTCATGCCTAGAATTCTATAGTGTTTCTCTTCCACTTGtagatttgttttaattttaagACCTCAAGGCCATAAACCATATATAGGCATGTTTATGGGTGTACATGGATagggttggttcggtttttattAAAACTAAACCAAACtgactatatcggtttggattggttcgattttatcgggtttttttgggattttttgtTGCATGAATATtgtttcaatcttactttgttattttctttacaaataaatatatgtttagtaaaaattaaaaaattaacaaACATGATCTATTAAGCTAATTTTATGAGAGAATTTTGTtaataacacatgatagttaCTTTTTTGGTCGTCTGACAATAATTTTTTGTTGATGTATACTTTCAAGGTTAAATGAATTTactaattaaacataaaaatcaatatgatacctaaTTAATGATATGTTCTATTTAATTTTAGATTGTCGAAATACTActtcaaattcaaaaaagatataagaatttaataaatcTTGACATATGAacatggaagaacaaagagattgaccTATTTCGgtaacacttgataagaaagtgatcataTAACCCATTATTTAAGGTTATTAAAAATGGAGTACTTCATATTTATTAAATATTACATCCCATAAGAAAATCTCAAATATTTCTagaatttttgtaaaaataattttatataaaatcttaaaagttatatatttatatgtcggtttggttcagattttttttttacttaataccaaactaaatcaaaccaaacctTGTCGGATTTTTTAATCGATTTGGTACGATTTTCCGATTCAGTTTGTACGCCTCTAGGCATGCTCGAAGTTTTAATTCGTTAATTCAGTTGGCTCGTAAAAAGCATTCGAAATTTTGGTGCTTCAAAGTCGCACTACTTATACCTAATGCGCTAGcatggaaaaaaaattaaaaattaaaaattaaaaataatccaTATCAAAACATTTCAAACAGAGATTCAAGTCAGATAATATTAAATTCCATCAGTACAGATGAGACTATGCTAGATCCAGCATAATGTAAACTAGACGGACTTTCAGATAATTTGAAGATTAATTTCAACATCATTTTAGTAAGaacattgttgttgttgtttagtaaGAACAACTCCCAGCTTGCACCTAAATGTAAAACATGTTTTCCATGGTTGTTTCTGTTCTACGGCACAGACATAGCGTATTTAATATGGTGACTTGCCAGTATTGGTTACCTACCAAAAGTGTTAATCCCAACATACTACAAGGAATAAGCAAAAAATATCTAAGCTAAATTATATGGCAAAagtttcctttgcttttagtgcTTTACGTGCAATGAGTCAAACAACAGGGTGAACAAAAAGGAAATTTCCAAAAAACACAAGGGAGAGATTCTAAAATCTAAAGTAGCTGATACGTGGATTGAGCCTTGCGTCAAAAACCTTGTGTAAGTGCAAAAACTCTGCCTGCCAAAGGCGGAGGTATTGCAGAAATAGCCTGCTGAATAACCTGATAAGAAAAAAATTGTTAGAATGAtacaaaaggaaagaaacaagttagTCCTAGAATTAGATCCTTTCTTCATTAGGGGAAAGAAATTAATTGAGAGAAATTTTATTTGATGTGAGACTCAACTATTTTCAGTTGTATGAGGTCTTCACTGTCCTGACAAGTGTATTCTGCCGTCCATGACTTTTAGTTAATTTCTCTTTttactctttcttctctcttcttcATAACCCCAGAAGAAGAAAGATCCTTCTTTCTTCCTTATTTTCATTTCACAAGGACTCACTGTCCCCTACCCTAAATAAATTCTCTTCCTCCCTTTATTTTTTGGTAATTCTCTTCCCCCTTTACTAAATTCTCTTTCTACTTCTAGCACTTCAAACTATTCTTTTTCCTCTTAAGTTTTCTCACCATCAATCTTCCTCTCAAGCCCTCGTATTATTTTCTGATGATAGTAAAATCTTCATCTTTGACATTGCAAAGTACCAAAAAGCATACATAAATAGTCTGAAACTCCCAATTAATTTGATTTTGGCTTTATTTTCTTGGAACGGATCAAAATATGGACAGCTCCAAAGAACATATTCAATGCTTCCAAAATGTGATTAAGACCCATCTTGGGTCAACAATTTTCAACCATAAAAAGAGGACTAAAGGCAGTACTTGATCAACACGGTCGAACACACCAAACATTTTGTGTAATGCATTGCTGAAATTGCTTTAATAGGTGCAATTGTTGTAGCTCGTCAATAAAAAATTTCTGTTAAAATTTGGAATTCAAATAAAATGTTGTTCTGCCTTATCACATTCATTTTCCTTCAATTCTATTTGAATTCATGTTGTATAAATAGAAAGACTTTAGGTCTATCTAGTACCAA
This sequence is a window from Nicotiana sylvestris chromosome 3, ASM39365v2, whole genome shotgun sequence. Protein-coding genes within it:
- the LOC104225574 gene encoding plant cysteine oxidase 2-like isoform X1; translation: MNIGRILLTKKSLLTGRTYFYLSKKMMKKKTKKESERRKLIRKRSPKEKNMVQKLYDTCKEVFANGKAGYVPPPSDIHRLKLVLDSLEPEDIKLTVPSLEFSSRSGTEDEAPLVTYIKLHECNKFSIGIFCLPPCGVIPLHNHPGMTVFCKLLAGTMHATSYDWVQNHQQFNHCEQQSGIRLAKVHFDADITAPCDASVLFPKSGGNLHCFKALTPCILLDVLGPPYSESEGRHCTYYQDFTYDCFSGMTEDVKEVKVEEDGTRYAWLEEKNEQFVVLGGTYEGPTIQI
- the LOC104225574 gene encoding plant cysteine oxidase 2-like isoform X3 translates to MMKKKTKKESERRKLIRKRSPKEKNMVQKLYDTCKEVFANGKAGYVPPPSDIHRLKLVLDSLEPEDIKLTVPSLEFSSRSGTEDEAPLVTYIKLHECNKFSIGIFCLPPCGVIPLHNHPGMTVFCKLLAGTMHATSYDWVQNHQQFNHCEQQSGIRLAKVHFDADITAPCDASVLFPKSGGNLHCFKALTPCILLDVLGPPYSESEGRHCTYYQDFTYDCFSGMTEDVKEVKVEEDGTRYAWLEEKNEQFVVLGGTYEGPTIQI
- the LOC104225574 gene encoding plant cysteine oxidase 2-like isoform X2, with protein sequence MNIGRILLTKKSLLTGRTYFYLSKKMMKKKTKKESERRKLIRKRSPKEKNMVQKLYDTCKEVFANGKAGYVPPPSDIHRLKLVLDSLEPEDIKLTVPSLEFSSRSGTEDEAPLVTYIKLHECNKFSIGIFCLPPCGVIPLHNHPGMTVFCKLLAGTMHATSYDWVQNHQQFNHCEQQSGIRLAKVHFDADITAPCDASVLFPKSGGNLHCFKALTPCILLDVLGPPYSESEGRHCTYYQDFTYDCFSDVKEVKVEEDGTRYAWLEEKNEQFVVLGGTYEGPTIQI